CAAACAATCTGTTTGTTTGGTAGTTAACAGAAAGTTGGTTCCGTCAAAATCCAATCCAAATTTACCGATAGTGTCTCCTTGGTATTCCACTTCAATTTCCAAATCGCCAATACCTAAGATTTTTTCAGAAAGCTCTATAATATGGACTAATTTCTCTGGGTGTAATCTATGGTCGTAGTCATCTGCATTCCAAAGTTGAAAGTTTACAACCTCTTCATTTCTAACCGTACCACCACAATCAATAAAGTTCTTGGTGATTTTACCCACCTCCGTTACATGAAAATGGTTAGGTACTAACTCTCCGTTAGGTAATTGAAATGCTATTTTGTCTAATTTTGAAAGCTCTGATTTAATCTGTGATAATTTCATAACTATATATTAATTGTAATTTTACGATAAATAATTTCAAATTTTTTTAGCAACAATCGGATTTGGATATATCTTGATCCAAGAACTCAAACATTACGTTTTTCATTTTAGTCCAATTTTCCTTATGAATACAATAACAAACACTGGTGCCTTCGACCGTACCCTGTATAAGTCCTAAATTTTTAAGTTCTTTTAAATGTTGAGAAATTGTAGGCTGTGCTAGACCTATTTCATTAACCAAATCTCCGCAAACGCATGTATCTATTTTAAACAGATGCTGTAAAATAGAAACTCTTGCCGGGTGCCCAAAGACTTTTGCATATAGTGCAATTTCGTTTTGAACGTCTGAAAATATTTCGGTTTTGGCAAGTCCCATTTTTTTGCTTGTTTAGTACATTGCAATATTACGATTAATATTTGACTTAACGAATTTAATAACCAATTAACTGTAGATTTGGAGATTAGTTGATTGGTTATGAGTAAGTTGAATTTTGGTTTTTAGCTGGAAGGAGACTGTTTTTCCCGCTATAATTTCAGCAAACAGTTTAGCCGTAGTGAATTTCCCTTATCATCATCCGTAACTAAAGCAACTTCAAACTTGTTGTGAGCTATTTTGTTGGCTACTGTCACCGATTCTACTTTTAGGGGTTCATCTGAATTGGGAATAGGGGCCACCCTATATTGTTTTGAAAAAGTACCGTTAACTATTGGGATTACTCCAATGAAACTCCCTGCTATTTCTCCATCGTTATAGGCTGTACCCGTTTTTTCTACCGAAGCGGTAAAGATTACCAAATTCTCATCTTCTAGAATAGTGGCACCTGAAAATCCGGATTGATACCCATCTATCTTTGGCAATTCATAAGCCATGGTCGTAAATGCAGGAAAAGGTTTCCTGTTTTCTAGAAAATCAAGTAAATCGGAATAAACAAAATTGAAAATCACATTTTTTCCTCGATTAAAAAGGTAAATATTTTTATGATATAGAGCTACACCTTCAATATTTAAATGCGCGTCTTTAAGAATACTATGTTTTCTTAAGTTATCATAGAATTCAGTAATTTGATAGGTTTTTATGCTCACACTATCTTTGGTGTAAATATGTAAAAAAATATCTCGTTCTGGCGATTTTGCTCCTGATCCAAAGGCAAGTATTTCATTGTTGTTTATAGTTTCCAAAGCTTCAAAATCTGGTTTTTTAACTTTGTCAAGTCGGTTTCCCTCTAATAATGCGGTGGAATAAATTGCTGTCTTATTTAATATTTCTCCGTCACCCTTTACTTCAAATAGGTACGGGGAGTCGTCGCCTACTACATAAAAACTATCACCAGATTTTGTAATGCCAGAAGCACTAGGAACGTCTTGTAATAATTGAGTATTGATAACTTGAAGTTTTAACGGCTGTCTATTACATGTGGATGCAAGAGTTAGAAATAATGAGATTATGAGAAGTTTCATTTAAACAAAGTGTTTTTTTTGATACGAAGTATTAATGCTATTGCTGCTCGTTGATACTGTCTGTAAACTGGATTTTATTTTGGAGGGCAAATCTAAGGTCAATTAATGAAAGAATATTCTAGTTAGTAAAGGTTTAACAGGATGTTTTCTTTCAAATGACTTTTAGGTTTATAAGCTGAAATTTAAAAACTTAGGAGTTTGTTTTATTGATAGTATAGAGCATTAATTCAATAGTGTCACCCGGTAAGGTGATCGTTTCTTTGGATTCAAGACCCAATTTGGATAGTAGTTTTTGGGAAGAAATGTTGTCCTTTGAGGTAATAGCACATAATTTTTCTAGTTGAAATGTGGAGAATGCCATTTCTTTTAACTTGAGTGCAGCTTCAAACGCATACCCTTTTTTTGCATATTCCGGTAGCAGAGCGTAACCTATATCAATGTTAGATAATCCTTCTCTATCATATAGGCCGCAAGAACCAATTTTAGCCCTATCTGATTTACGGATAATTGTATAGTTGCCAAAACCTAGTCTTTTGAATTGAGGTATTATTTTAGTGTTAATGTAGGCTTCAGCATGTGCCTTACTGTATATTTTTCTATCACCAATATAGTCAAGCCAATTAGGTGAGTTTAGTAGTTGATATATAAAATCGGCATCGTCTTGTGATGTAGCTCTTAATTCTAATCTGTCAGTATAAAAAGTTTCCAAATACATTGTCGTAGGAATATATTTTTTTATTTGTGGGCAATCAAATAATTTGATTGCCTATTTTCTTATATACCAGACCGTTTATCGAAAAGAGCTTATGTTAGGGACTCCATGCCAACTTTAATACGGTTTTTTACGTATAATGTATGAGGCTAATTTTTTTGAAAAATTAGTCTTGACCAAAACCAAGTAAGTCTTTAATACAAAGCAATGTCTAAAAATAGTAAAATAGAGAATAGAGGAGGGGTAATAATTATAATACTTGTGGCAATGTTGGCTGTAATGAAAGTGGTTAACAGCAACTTAGAAGAAAAGATAGCAAGAGCTAATTACAAGCATGTAAGTTATTCTAGTTGGTACAATGCAAAAAGTATTAAACAAATATTAAAAGAAAATCAGCGAGATTATTTAGAATCGTTACGTGGTACAGGATTAGTGGCAGAAGATAAGCTAGAGCAGTTAGATTTTAGAATAGATGTGACCGATGACCTTATCCGCAAGTATGAGGAAGAAAAGACTGAAATTTTATTAGGATCCAATAATATAGCACGTTCCGCATGGTCTCAAGATTTAAATGGTGAAATGGGTAAAATAGTAGGTCTACGGGCTTGGGAGGATATTGGTCTTAAAACCAGAAGTTTGGTTACACAAATAGATATTGGTATCCTATTTCTTCAGATTAGTATTTTATTTGGTGTTTTGGGGCTTATTATTAATGAAAATAGAAAACTACAACAGGTTTTTACCTTGTTTATGATAGGTGTTGGCTTTATAGGCCTGGCAGTTTGTTTTTATGGATACTACGCAATTCTATAGGTTAAATTTTAAATTACCACCAAGACGTATCATTATCATCCTTAAGCGAACATAATTCTCCCAATTTGGGAAAAGCAACGTCCAACCCTTTTTCTTGAGCGGCAATTTTGAAATTTTCCGCAGGTTCCCTCCAATCGTGTTGTGCCAATGCAAAACCGGCCCAATGTACCGGCATAGCTTTTTTAGCCTTGGCATCTATTGCGGCTTGAACGCTTTCTTCAGGATACATATGTATTTGATGCCATTTCTCGTTATACTGGCCATCTTCCATAAAGCCAAAATCAAATGGCCCTAATTTCTCTCCAATTTCTTTGAAGTGTTTCCCATAACCACCATCTCCACTAAACCAGATATTATGGTTTTGTGTTTTGAAGGTCCACCCTCCCCAAAGTGATTTTGCCCTATCGGTTAGGCCACGACCAGAGAAATGCCTACTGGGGGTGAAGGTAATTTTTATGTCCGAATAGGTAGCATCATTCCACCAGTCAAATTCGGTAATTAATTCAGGGTCTATTCCCCAACCGACCAAGTGGCGTTTTACTCCCAAAGCCACAAAGTATTCTTTTGTTTTGCTTTTTAATTTTTCGATGCTGTCATAATCAAGATGGTCATAATGGTCATGGCTAATTAGCATAAGGTCTATCTCAGGAAAATCATCGATTAAATTTAATGTGTTCTCCGAAAAGCGTTTGGTTTTGAAAGGTGCTATTGGCGATGCATTGGGGCCTAGCATAGGGTCTATCAAAATGGTTCTACCGCCCATACGCATTAATACAACCGAGTGTCCGTACCAGATGTATTTGAATTCAATATCATCTGATAAAAAAGCTGCCTTATCAAAAGGAACTACAGGTAAAGGCTTTGCAGGTTCTCTTTTTTCCTTATCTGTAAATTGCTTGTACAGGAGTTTAGGAATCTCCCAAAAGTTAATAGACATGGTAGTTTCTTCAAGATTAAGAAACTTGCCTTTTTTCCAATTGTTGGATTGGCTGTAAAGTGTAATGTCGGAATCCGTTAATTTTGCTCCGAACTGTTTTTTAAAGTTTTTCATTTGAACGTTATGCCTTATGAAGTGCAAAGGTAAACCATTACCAGTGGGACGAGGCTGACTTCATTCAAAAAAAACTGGGAAGCGGTTTTAGGTAAGGATACTATTTATGAGCTATTAGTTGACCATAAAAAGGGCGTTGGCAAAGAAGAGTTTTCCATTTTCCCAGAAACCTCTGAACAAAGGGTTGTCAACAAAATAAACCAATTGACCTTTCCCATATTTTTCAACACCAAAAACCAAGGTTTCACCAATCTTAGCTTGGGCGTCGCTACCTGCAAATCCTGATGCAGGAATAGTACTATCTATATCTAGATATGCCACAGTTCCTGTTTCAAGATAGTTGTAAGCGGTGCCACCTAATTTTAAACTAAAATACGAATCATCGTATCCATATGCCAATGGGTGTGTGCGGTCTACTTTGGTCTTGAAAATAGCACCCGTAATTTCATTTCTAATTTGGTCACGTTGGTTGTGGTCGTAAATAGGAACAATAGCGGTACTATCCGTGTCGCTTTTTTTCGTTTTTAATTGAAACTTATCTTCTTTAGAAAGTGTTTTTAAGGCACCACCCAGAGATATTAATTTTCCTCCTTCATTAAGCCAATCTTTGAGTTCTCTCATTCTGCTCTCATTGAGAAATTTATTATAATTACCATCTGGTAGAATAAGTATGTCATATTTAGAAAGGTCGATGTTTTTGAAATAATCGGAGTCCAATATAGTAAGAGGGTACTCTAATTGCTGTTCAAAGAAATGCCAGATTTCACCAAAATTTAAGGTAGAAGTGGGTTTGCCCGAGAGCAAAGCAATTTTTACCTGCTCTATTGGTTGCACGGAGTGAGAGCCAAAATCTTTTCCATCTTCAACAAAACCGGTGTTGGTAGAGTTTAAAACCTGTTTGTGTTTAGAAGCTATAGTGGAAAGGGTATTTAAGAAATCGGGTGTATTTTTATTATCTGCTTTTGTAATTATAAGTGTACCGTGATCATATGAAATTCCATCTAGGACAAATGGTTTCTTTGCATGCCTAGTTTTAATGTTCTTTTTAAGAAGGTCCGCCAAAAATTGGGCATCGCTAAAGCTTTTCCATTCAGTAATAAAGGCATAGGCATTTGTAGTATAATCACTAGGTTTAGAAGTAGCCTGAATTATTTTTCCTGAATCTAAATTAGCATTAACTTTTGTTTCCGAAGCAATAGCATCAAGTCCGTATGCGTAGGGTAGGGACCAAGCGGTAATATCATAAGTTAAAGAATCTGTAAGTTTAGTACTGGGTTCAAATAGTACTTTTACCAGTGTTCCTTTTTTCTGGTCAGTATCTATGACTAAACTATGGTCAGTGGTTTTCATCTGGCCATTTTTTCCAGTATTGTAATTAAAGCCCTTGGCAGTTTTGGCAGTTGCCCACCCATACTCAATTTCATGTGCTTTTAATAATTGGGTCAAAGCATTTAACTTATTGCTATTGCCGTTTAAGACATAGCTTTTGTATTTATAGTTTTTAGGACGATAGAATTTTTTGAACTCTTCGTTTAACTTTACTGCATTTTGTGACGAAACCTCAAGGGTAGAGAGCCCTGTGGTGTGGTGGTGTAGAATTCTGTCCTGTAAAGTAAGGGTATCGCCAATACTGGTAATAACGCCTAAACCGGCATTACCACTACCGCCTTGTTCGTAGGTCATGCCAATACTACCATTATAGGTAGGGTAGGTGTCGCCATAGCTGGGATAGAGTAAATCAAAAACTTCTTTTGTAAAATAGAACCAACCGTTGGCATCAAAATACTTTGCATGGTTTTTACCAACCGTGGTTTGAAAGTCTCTTTGAAAATCTGTGATAACTTCGTGAAAAGGTTCTGCTGCAGGTGCAAAATAATATGGGTTATCTACACCTTGCTCATGAAAATCTACATGTACGTGCGGCAACCATTTGTTATATTTTTTAATTCGTTGTTGACTTTCAACTTGTGTTAGCCATGCCCAATCTCTGTTTAAATCGAACATATAATGGTTAGGTCTTCCGTTTAACCATGGTTCATGGTGTTCTTTACTGTTCGGGTCTACTGTATTTGGTGCGTTTTTATATTGATAGTACCAGTTTACGTAGCGCTCACGTCCATCAGGATTTACGCAAGGGTCTATAATTACAACCGTATTTTTAAGATAATCGGTTTGTTCGGTTAGAAGTTCATAAACTGTCTTCATAGAGGCTTCGGTACTCACACTTTCATTACCATGTACATTATAGCTCATCCAAACAATTGCAATGGTAGGGCTGCCTTCACCATCTGTATTTTTTAGATGTTCTAAGCGAATCTTTTCAAGTTTTTTTATGTTTTCAGCCGAAGAAATATACGCTAGGGCCAATGGTCTACCTTCGTTAGTTTGCCCGTAATATTCTAGTTGAACGTTTTCTGATGCCGATTCTGAAAGATGTGTATAATAATCTATTACGCGGTGGTGACGGGTAAATTGAGTGCCAAGGTCGTAACCAAGAAATTCAGAAGGCGATTTTAATTCTTGTGCTGAAATGGATAGGCAAATGCAAAGAGCAAAAAAAGATGCTAATAACTTCATATGTAAGGTATTTCCTTGGGCTACTTCCAAAGCTACTGATTATTACTTAATAAAGGATTGGATTTTCCTTTACCGGTACGAAAATTAGGTTGAAGTAATTAACGTATTTTTAGGAAGTCGCATAGACGAAGAGTTTTATATTTACACCCTTATGGAAATTGATTGTTTACCCTTTTACAAAACCGGCTATTTTTCAGAATTTATTTGCGATTATCTTGCCGAAGAACCGCAAGTGCAGAACTTTTATAATAGGTTTCCGGACCTTAAGAATTTTGAAGCGCAAATAGCTGAAAAGGCTACCAGTTTTCCTGATGAAAATAGAGAAATTCTTTATGATGCATTGCAATTGCAATACAAGGGGTTTGAGGTTAGTAATGAAACCCAAACACACCTTAAGAAACTTAAAGAACCTATCACTTTTACTATTGTTACAGGGCATCAACTGAATCTATTTACTGGGCCATTATATTTTTTATATAAAATAGTTTCTACTATAAACCTGACCAAAGAACTCAAAAAAGCGTATCCAAAATATAATTTTGTACCGGTATATTGGATGGCCACGGAAGACCATGATTTTGAGGAGATCAACTATTTTAATTTCCGTGGAAAAAAGTTAAAATGGAACAAAGTTGCATCTGGTGCGGTGGGGCATATAGATACGAAAGGACTTGATGAAATTTTTGAAGCTTTTTCAAATCAAATAGGAAATAGTACAAATGCCATTGCGTTAAAGCAACTGTTTGAAAAATCATATTTAGAGCATGATAATTTAGCCGATGCTACCCGATATTTGGCAAATGAGCTTTTTGGTTCAGAAGGCTTGGTGATTGTAGATGGTGATGATAAGAGTTTAAAAAGTCTTTTAGTCCCTTATGCCGAGAAAGATATTTTTGACCAACTAGCATACAAAAAGGTTTCTGAGACAGTAACGAAGTTTGACGAACTTGAGCAAAAGTATAATGTGCAGGTCAATCCGCGTGAAATCAACTATTTTTATTTAAAAGATGGTCTTCGAGAGCGAATCGTAGGGCAGGACGACACCTATTTTATAAACGATACCGAAATTCATTTTACCAAAGAAGAACTTCAGAAGGAATTGAAGGAATATCCCGAACGATTTTCCCCCAACGTAATTGCAAGACCGTTGTATCAAGAAGTTATCTTACCTAATCTATGTTATATAGGTGGAGGTGGCGAAATAGCTTATTGGTTGGAGTTGAAAGCCATGTTCGAGGCTATGCAAGTACCTTTTCCTGTTTTATTACTTAGAAATTCGGCTTTGGTCATCACCGAAAAACAAACGGAAAAGTTAGCTAAAATGAATCTTTCTGTTGATGACCTCTTTTTAAAACAAAGTAGTTTTATCAATAAAAAGATTAGAGAAATATCTAATATAGATGTCAATTTTTCTGCTCAAAAGCAAGTTCTTGAAGAGCAGTTTAAAAGCATGTATGAGTTGGCAGAACAAACAGATGCTTCCTTTTTAGGCGCAGTGAAGGCACAAGAAGTAAAACAAAAAAAAGGTCTTGACCATCTAGAAAAAAGATTATTGCAAGCTCAAAAACGTAAGCTGAAAGATC
This genomic interval from Zobellia roscoffensis contains the following:
- a CDS encoding DUF6929 family protein, whose product is MKLLIISLFLTLASTCNRQPLKLQVINTQLLQDVPSASGITKSGDSFYVVGDDSPYLFEVKGDGEILNKTAIYSTALLEGNRLDKVKKPDFEALETINNNEILAFGSGAKSPERDIFLHIYTKDSVSIKTYQITEFYDNLRKHSILKDAHLNIEGVALYHKNIYLFNRGKNVIFNFVYSDLLDFLENRKPFPAFTTMAYELPKIDGYQSGFSGATILEDENLVIFTASVEKTGTAYNDGEIAGSFIGVIPIVNGTFSKQYRVAPIPNSDEPLKVESVTVANKIAHNKFEVALVTDDDKGNSLRLNCLLKL
- a CDS encoding DUF4337 family protein; amino-acid sequence: MSKNSKIENRGGVIIIILVAMLAVMKVVNSNLEEKIARANYKHVSYSSWYNAKSIKQILKENQRDYLESLRGTGLVAEDKLEQLDFRIDVTDDLIRKYEEEKTEILLGSNNIARSAWSQDLNGEMGKIVGLRAWEDIGLKTRSLVTQIDIGILFLQISILFGVLGLIINENRKLQQVFTLFMIGVGFIGLAVCFYGYYAIL
- a CDS encoding ArsR/SmtB family transcription factor, producing MGLAKTEIFSDVQNEIALYAKVFGHPARVSILQHLFKIDTCVCGDLVNEIGLAQPTISQHLKELKNLGLIQGTVEGTSVCYCIHKENWTKMKNVMFEFLDQDISKSDCC
- a CDS encoding GNAT family N-acetyltransferase, which codes for MYLETFYTDRLELRATSQDDADFIYQLLNSPNWLDYIGDRKIYSKAHAEAYINTKIIPQFKRLGFGNYTIIRKSDRAKIGSCGLYDREGLSNIDIGYALLPEYAKKGYAFEAALKLKEMAFSTFQLEKLCAITSKDNISSQKLLSKLGLESKETITLPGDTIELMLYTINKTNS
- a CDS encoding DUF6428 family protein translates to MKLSQIKSELSKLDKIAFQLPNGELVPNHFHVTEVGKITKNFIDCGGTVRNEEVVNFQLWNADDYDHRLHPEKLVHIIELSEKILGIGDLEIEVEYQGDTIGKFGLDFDGTNFLLTTKQTDCLAKDNCGIPAEKPKLQFSSLSQGSSCDPKSGCC
- a CDS encoding MBL fold metallo-hydrolase, coding for MKNFKKQFGAKLTDSDITLYSQSNNWKKGKFLNLEETTMSINFWEIPKLLYKQFTDKEKREPAKPLPVVPFDKAAFLSDDIEFKYIWYGHSVVLMRMGGRTILIDPMLGPNASPIAPFKTKRFSENTLNLIDDFPEIDLMLISHDHYDHLDYDSIEKLKSKTKEYFVALGVKRHLVGWGIDPELITEFDWWNDATYSDIKITFTPSRHFSGRGLTDRAKSLWGGWTFKTQNHNIWFSGDGGYGKHFKEIGEKLGPFDFGFMEDGQYNEKWHQIHMYPEESVQAAIDAKAKKAMPVHWAGFALAQHDWREPAENFKIAAQEKGLDVAFPKLGELCSLKDDNDTSWW
- the bshC gene encoding bacillithiol biosynthesis cysteine-adding enzyme BshC, with protein sequence MEIDCLPFYKTGYFSEFICDYLAEEPQVQNFYNRFPDLKNFEAQIAEKATSFPDENREILYDALQLQYKGFEVSNETQTHLKKLKEPITFTIVTGHQLNLFTGPLYFLYKIVSTINLTKELKKAYPKYNFVPVYWMATEDHDFEEINYFNFRGKKLKWNKVASGAVGHIDTKGLDEIFEAFSNQIGNSTNAIALKQLFEKSYLEHDNLADATRYLANELFGSEGLVIVDGDDKSLKSLLVPYAEKDIFDQLAYKKVSETVTKFDELEQKYNVQVNPREINYFYLKDGLRERIVGQDDTYFINDTEIHFTKEELQKELKEYPERFSPNVIARPLYQEVILPNLCYIGGGGEIAYWLELKAMFEAMQVPFPVLLLRNSALVITEKQTEKLAKMNLSVDDLFLKQSSFINKKIREISNIDVNFSAQKQVLEEQFKSMYELAEQTDASFLGAVKAQEVKQKKGLDHLEKRLLQAQKRKLKDHVLRMTEIQNQLFPNKSLQERNVNFSELYLELGENLVPMLLDTLQPLQQEFTIVKM
- a CDS encoding M14 metallopeptidase family protein, which produces MKLLASFFALCICLSISAQELKSPSEFLGYDLGTQFTRHHRVIDYYTHLSESASENVQLEYYGQTNEGRPLALAYISSAENIKKLEKIRLEHLKNTDGEGSPTIAIVWMSYNVHGNESVSTEASMKTVYELLTEQTDYLKNTVVIIDPCVNPDGRERYVNWYYQYKNAPNTVDPNSKEHHEPWLNGRPNHYMFDLNRDWAWLTQVESQQRIKKYNKWLPHVHVDFHEQGVDNPYYFAPAAEPFHEVITDFQRDFQTTVGKNHAKYFDANGWFYFTKEVFDLLYPSYGDTYPTYNGSIGMTYEQGGSGNAGLGVITSIGDTLTLQDRILHHHTTGLSTLEVSSQNAVKLNEEFKKFYRPKNYKYKSYVLNGNSNKLNALTQLLKAHEIEYGWATAKTAKGFNYNTGKNGQMKTTDHSLVIDTDQKKGTLVKVLFEPSTKLTDSLTYDITAWSLPYAYGLDAIASETKVNANLDSGKIIQATSKPSDYTTNAYAFITEWKSFSDAQFLADLLKKNIKTRHAKKPFVLDGISYDHGTLIITKADNKNTPDFLNTLSTIASKHKQVLNSTNTGFVEDGKDFGSHSVQPIEQVKIALLSGKPTSTLNFGEIWHFFEQQLEYPLTILDSDYFKNIDLSKYDILILPDGNYNKFLNESRMRELKDWLNEGGKLISLGGALKTLSKEDKFQLKTKKSDTDSTAIVPIYDHNQRDQIRNEITGAIFKTKVDRTHPLAYGYDDSYFSLKLGGTAYNYLETGTVAYLDIDSTIPASGFAGSDAQAKIGETLVFGVEKYGKGQLVYFVDNPLFRGFWENGKLFFANALFMVN